In Euwallacea fornicatus isolate EFF26 chromosome 2, ASM4011564v1, whole genome shotgun sequence, one genomic interval encodes:
- the hb gene encoding protein hunchback isoform X2: MDDAPHDSGVTSCSDLSISPASVRSNTNTTSPAPANTYQFSSANTNLPQPAWYNHPQSPEGAKQPNNPSPVLANKNEGNVNSMDGFRSPKMNSHGKMKVHKCKQCDFSAYTKVEFWAHSEVHIKTDKALKCPQCPFVTEYKHHLEYHLLNHAGAKPFKCPQCEYSCVNKSMLNSHLKSHSKVYQYRCFDCNYETKYCHSLKMHLRKYTHTPDVVLNPDGTPNPYPVIDVYGTRRGPKVKKTGNSPPIVGPPSIQTSEISNQPKMPEVSPPMMPEAPIIPEIPMLPEMPMMPEVPMMPPMLNPLLNPQAMLPFPLLPLPGFPPMSPEMMLNLHSMFRERLEELTKRNMAISNPEPIRDDMGALDLTNKTSERGDSENEDEAMTTVFSNVEVIENQPEMKTEGDAEEDVNASKQQEFECEPCGISFEDEVLYRIHMGYHGYNSPFTCNMCGEECKNKVNFFMHIAKVAH; this comes from the coding sequence ATGGACGACGCACCCCACGACTCTGGGGTGACCTCCTGCAGCGACCTCTCAATTTCTCCCGCCAGCGTCCGGAGCAATACTAATACCACATCCCCCGCCCCCGCCAACACCTATCAATTCTCCTCGGCAAACACCAATCTGCCACAGCCCGCCTGGTACAATCACCCTCAGAGCCCGGAGGGAGCCAAACAGCCTAACAACCCCAGCCCGGTTCTAGCAAATAAAAACGAAGGCAACGTCAACAGTATGGATGGATTTCGGAGTCCAAAGATGAATTCTCATGGAAAAATGAAGGTGCATAAGTGCAAACAATGTGATTTTTCCGCATACACCAAAGTCGAGTTCTGGGCTCATTCTGAAGTACACATCAAAACCGATAAAGCACTTAAATGCCCTCAGTGCCCATTCGTGACTGAATATAAGCACCATTTGGAGTAtcatttattaaatcatgctGGGGCCAAGCCGTTTAAATGTCCCCAATGCGAGTACTCCTGCGTCAACAAATCGATGCTGAACTCCCATTTAAAGTCTCATTCCAAGGTGTATCAATACAGATGTTTTGATTGCAATTACGAGACCAAGTACTGCCACTCTTTGAAGATGCATCTGAGGAAGTACACGCACACCCCGGACGTGGTACTGAATCCAGATGGTACTCCAAACCCCTATCCAGTTATTGATGTATACGGAACTCGCAGAGGACCCAAAGTCAAGAAAACAGGAAATTCTCCTCCAATTGTGGGACCACCATCAATCCAGACCTCAGAAATATCAAACCAACCAAAGATGCCAGAAGTATCCCCACCCATGATGCCAGAAGCGCCAATAATTCCAGAAATACCAATGTTGCCAGAAATGCCAATGATGCCAGAAGTACCAATGATGCCACCTATGCTGAACCCGCTATTGAACCCCCAGGCAATGTTGCCATTCCCGTTGTTGCCTTTGCCCGGATTCCCTCCAATGAGTCCAGAGATGATGTTGAACCTCCACAGCATGTTCAGGGAACGCTTGGAGGAACTAACCAAGCGCAATATGGCCATTAGTAATCCAGAGCCGATTCGGGACGACATGGGCGCTCTCGATTTGACCAACAAGACCTCCGAACGCGGAGATTCAGAAAACGAAGACGAGGCCATGACCACTGTGTTTAGTAATGTTGAGGTCATTGAAAATCAGCCCGAGATGAAGACTGAAGGGGATGCTGAAGAGGACGTTAACGCTTCCAAGCAGCAGGAGTTTGAGTGCGAACCCTGCGGGATTTCCTTCGAAGATGAGGTGCTGTACAGAATCCACATGGGCTACCACGGATACAACAGCCCATTTACGTGCAATATGTGCGGGGA
- the hb gene encoding protein hunchback isoform X1 has product MYSDSIVPTRVLRGGDSSVISALKTIEEMQSDVSKQEPASSEQHAQENAYNPMQPAGWPKFGNAVYPANGVKEEPMDDAPHDSGVTSCSDLSISPASVRSNTNTTSPAPANTYQFSSANTNLPQPAWYNHPQSPEGAKQPNNPSPVLANKNEGNVNSMDGFRSPKMNSHGKMKVHKCKQCDFSAYTKVEFWAHSEVHIKTDKALKCPQCPFVTEYKHHLEYHLLNHAGAKPFKCPQCEYSCVNKSMLNSHLKSHSKVYQYRCFDCNYETKYCHSLKMHLRKYTHTPDVVLNPDGTPNPYPVIDVYGTRRGPKVKKTGNSPPIVGPPSIQTSEISNQPKMPEVSPPMMPEAPIIPEIPMLPEMPMMPEVPMMPPMLNPLLNPQAMLPFPLLPLPGFPPMSPEMMLNLHSMFRERLEELTKRNMAISNPEPIRDDMGALDLTNKTSERGDSENEDEAMTTVFSNVEVIENQPEMKTEGDAEEDVNASKQQEFECEPCGISFEDEVLYRIHMGYHGYNSPFTCNMCGEECKNKVNFFMHIAKVAH; this is encoded by the exons ATGTATAGTGATTCAATAGTTCCCACCAGAGTACTGCGAGGTGGCGACTCAAGTGTGATTAGTGCGCTTAAGACAATAGAGGAAATGCAGTCCGACGTTTCGAAACAGGAACCGGCCTCCTCAGAGCAGCACGCGCAGGAGAATGCATACAACCCCATGCAGCCGGCTGGATGGCCAAAATTTGGGAATGCTGTATACCCTGCTAATGGGGTG aaagagGAACCCATGGACGACGCACCCCACGACTCTGGGGTGACCTCCTGCAGCGACCTCTCAATTTCTCCCGCCAGCGTCCGGAGCAATACTAATACCACATCCCCCGCCCCCGCCAACACCTATCAATTCTCCTCGGCAAACACCAATCTGCCACAGCCCGCCTGGTACAATCACCCTCAGAGCCCGGAGGGAGCCAAACAGCCTAACAACCCCAGCCCGGTTCTAGCAAATAAAAACGAAGGCAACGTCAACAGTATGGATGGATTTCGGAGTCCAAAGATGAATTCTCATGGAAAAATGAAGGTGCATAAGTGCAAACAATGTGATTTTTCCGCATACACCAAAGTCGAGTTCTGGGCTCATTCTGAAGTACACATCAAAACCGATAAAGCACTTAAATGCCCTCAGTGCCCATTCGTGACTGAATATAAGCACCATTTGGAGTAtcatttattaaatcatgctGGGGCCAAGCCGTTTAAATGTCCCCAATGCGAGTACTCCTGCGTCAACAAATCGATGCTGAACTCCCATTTAAAGTCTCATTCCAAGGTGTATCAATACAGATGTTTTGATTGCAATTACGAGACCAAGTACTGCCACTCTTTGAAGATGCATCTGAGGAAGTACACGCACACCCCGGACGTGGTACTGAATCCAGATGGTACTCCAAACCCCTATCCAGTTATTGATGTATACGGAACTCGCAGAGGACCCAAAGTCAAGAAAACAGGAAATTCTCCTCCAATTGTGGGACCACCATCAATCCAGACCTCAGAAATATCAAACCAACCAAAGATGCCAGAAGTATCCCCACCCATGATGCCAGAAGCGCCAATAATTCCAGAAATACCAATGTTGCCAGAAATGCCAATGATGCCAGAAGTACCAATGATGCCACCTATGCTGAACCCGCTATTGAACCCCCAGGCAATGTTGCCATTCCCGTTGTTGCCTTTGCCCGGATTCCCTCCAATGAGTCCAGAGATGATGTTGAACCTCCACAGCATGTTCAGGGAACGCTTGGAGGAACTAACCAAGCGCAATATGGCCATTAGTAATCCAGAGCCGATTCGGGACGACATGGGCGCTCTCGATTTGACCAACAAGACCTCCGAACGCGGAGATTCAGAAAACGAAGACGAGGCCATGACCACTGTGTTTAGTAATGTTGAGGTCATTGAAAATCAGCCCGAGATGAAGACTGAAGGGGATGCTGAAGAGGACGTTAACGCTTCCAAGCAGCAGGAGTTTGAGTGCGAACCCTGCGGGATTTCCTTCGAAGATGAGGTGCTGTACAGAATCCACATGGGCTACCACGGATACAACAGCCCATTTACGTGCAATATGTGCGGGGA